One Jeotgalicoccus saudimassiliensis DNA window includes the following coding sequences:
- a CDS encoding PhnE/PtxC family ABC transporter permease: protein MNKTSTVHPNEITIIQKKNLYLLLTVVIIVGLIMLAGYITEYSHIEGIMSIPAAMSWMASNMWFSASTLSNLGSVLRLLWETILISIVSTTTAAVFAVVFALFGSKLTYINKPLMYAAKIIASISRNIPVVAWALILVISFGTNSMTGFLALFFGSFGFLVRAFLETIDEGSEDSVEALQATGATYWHTIFKAVLPDSMPQMFSWILFMIETNIRSATLVGLLTGTGIGYLFDLYYKQLNYEMVTLITLAIVIAVLVIEALSNIIRREIL, encoded by the coding sequence ATGAATAAAACAAGTACAGTTCATCCAAACGAAATTACAATTATTCAAAAGAAAAATTTATACCTGCTGCTGACAGTCGTCATTATTGTCGGGTTGATTATGCTTGCAGGCTACATAACTGAATACAGTCATATTGAAGGAATTATGTCGATTCCTGCTGCGATGTCATGGATGGCGAGCAATATGTGGTTTTCGGCATCAACTTTATCAAACCTCGGCAGTGTTCTCAGACTCTTATGGGAAACGATTTTAATTTCAATCGTGTCGACGACAACTGCTGCGGTATTCGCAGTGGTCTTTGCGTTGTTCGGTTCAAAACTGACTTATATTAATAAGCCGCTGATGTACGCAGCTAAAATCATCGCCTCAATTTCCCGTAACATTCCCGTTGTGGCGTGGGCGCTGATTTTAGTCATCAGTTTCGGAACGAACTCCATGACCGGATTCCTTGCGTTATTCTTCGGATCATTCGGATTTTTAGTCAGAGCATTTCTTGAAACAATCGATGAGGGCAGTGAGGATTCTGTTGAAGCATTACAAGCGACAGGTGCCACCTACTGGCACACGATTTTTAAAGCTGTGCTGCCGGACAGCATGCCGCAGATGTTCAGCTGGATACTCTTTATGATTGAAACGAATATCCGCAGTGCAACGCTTGTCGGACTGCTGACAGGTACAGGTATCGGTTACTTATTCGACCTGTATTATAAACAGCTGAACTATGAAATGGTGACGCTGATTACACTGGCTATTGTCATTGCGGTGCTTGTAATTGAAGCATTATCGAATATTATCAGAAGGGAGATTTTATAA
- a CDS encoding PhnE/PtxC family ABC transporter permease: MSTVVEYNKNGGIKVSKPNRGQRVLKGLLIGSLIFTVIGFFLMDYTGLDLAHAIPMTIDNLGQMFLSPSLNNTTWTSALWQVTVTLSLAFLATILGAVISLFLAFGTAVNLSKPWISNTIKGFITVVRAVPTVLWVLIFAIAAGLGAVAAVIGMIFHSIAYLVKAYSEAFEEVDEGKIEALRATGSSYSHILFQVVVPQTKSFLISWTFLRFEINFGVAVAMGAAAGAGGIGYELFMASSFYYDMQEVGAITLIILVVAIILELIANKLKANA, encoded by the coding sequence ATGAGTACAGTCGTTGAATATAATAAAAATGGCGGTATTAAGGTCTCCAAACCGAACAGAGGACAGAGGGTACTGAAAGGTCTGCTAATCGGTTCTTTAATATTTACGGTAATCGGTTTTTTCCTGATGGATTACACAGGTCTCGATCTCGCACATGCGATTCCAATGACGATCGATAACCTCGGACAGATGTTTTTATCTCCCAGTTTAAACAACACGACGTGGACGAGTGCTTTATGGCAGGTGACAGTCACGCTGTCACTCGCATTTTTAGCGACAATTCTAGGTGCGGTGATATCGCTGTTTCTTGCTTTTGGTACTGCAGTGAACTTATCGAAACCGTGGATCAGTAACACGATAAAAGGATTTATAACAGTCGTACGTGCTGTTCCGACAGTGCTGTGGGTATTAATTTTTGCGATTGCAGCAGGACTTGGTGCAGTGGCTGCGGTTATCGGGATGATTTTCCATTCGATTGCGTATCTCGTTAAGGCGTATTCGGAAGCTTTTGAAGAAGTGGATGAGGGGAAAATTGAAGCTCTACGTGCGACGGGATCGAGTTATTCACATATTCTGTTCCAGGTTGTTGTGCCGCAGACGAAAAGCTTTTTAATCTCATGGACATTTTTGAGATTTGAAATCAATTTCGGGGTCGCTGTGGCGATGGGTGCAGCAGCAGGAGCAGGCGGTATCGGATATGAACTGTTCATGGCGAGCTCGTTCTATTACGATATGCAGGAAGTAGGAGCAATTACACTGATTATTCTTGTTGTGGCAATTATTCTTGAACTGATTGCAAACAAATTAAAAGCTAATGCATAA
- a CDS encoding alpha/beta hydrolase, which yields MSFVKYIESKDSTLLYTKVQTTEVPEEAKATIIIVHGLAEHLGRYDDIAGTLLRNGFNVIRYDQRGHGHSSGENTFYSNMDEITDDLGAIVLYTKKHLPNQQLFVIGHSMGGYAAALYGTKYPRKIDGYITSGALTRYNHELFAGVPVGLDSNDYIKNELGEGLCSTKIVLKHYVEDALNKKEISIGLIRTVEKGIEYLKLEAGDFKDPVLILHGENDGLVASLDSEQFHEEISSEDKQLIIYPELEHEIFNEFTMKEEIFRTIISWIEDRLKNTEEEIK from the coding sequence ATGTCATTTGTAAAATACATTGAGTCGAAAGACAGTACACTGCTTTATACGAAAGTACAGACGACAGAAGTACCTGAAGAAGCAAAAGCGACAATCATTATTGTCCACGGACTTGCAGAGCATCTTGGACGATACGACGATATCGCTGGTACACTGCTCAGAAACGGTTTTAACGTAATCCGTTACGATCAGCGGGGTCACGGTCATTCTTCCGGAGAGAATACATTTTACTCTAATATGGACGAGATTACAGATGATCTCGGAGCAATCGTACTTTATACGAAAAAACATCTCCCGAACCAGCAGTTATTTGTAATCGGTCACAGCATGGGCGGTTATGCAGCTGCGTTATACGGAACAAAATATCCGCGTAAAATTGACGGCTATATTACGTCAGGGGCACTGACGCGCTACAATCACGAACTCTTTGCCGGAGTGCCTGTCGGTCTCGACAGCAACGATTATATTAAAAATGAACTTGGCGAAGGGCTGTGCAGCACGAAAATCGTCCTGAAACACTATGTTGAGGATGCACTGAACAAAAAGGAAATCTCAATCGGACTGATCAGAACGGTTGAAAAAGGGATTGAGTATCTGAAGCTTGAAGCGGGAGACTTTAAAGATCCGGTGCTGATTCTGCACGGTGAAAATGACGGTCTCGTGGCAAGTCTCGATTCCGAACAGTTCCATGAGGAAATTTCTTCAGAGGATAAGCAACTGATTATTTATCCTGAACTGGAACATGAAATATTTAACGAATTTACGATGAAGGAAGAGATCTTCAGGACTATTATCAGCTGGATAGAAGACAGGCTGAAAAATACGGAGGAAGAAATTAAATGA
- a CDS encoding nitroreductase family protein, producing the protein MNISEAIQTRRSVKIFKDIEPVSKETVEQLLQAAIMAPNHHHTEPWKFFVLQGDGRLPLSRVLAGWAKTRVDDPDSEAGQKRIKKLSSKPLIAPTAIVVALSPQEGNEKAIYIEDVSAVSAAVQNILLEAHGMGLGAIWKSGPAYYAEPVKQYFNLTEEEEILGVIFVGESDMKKNPEPKRIPFEDKTVWITEDNE; encoded by the coding sequence ATGAACATAAGTGAAGCAATACAAACAAGGCGCAGTGTAAAAATATTTAAAGATATAGAACCTGTAAGTAAAGAAACGGTTGAACAGCTGCTGCAGGCAGCAATTATGGCACCGAACCATCACCATACTGAACCGTGGAAGTTCTTCGTACTGCAGGGGGATGGACGTCTGCCATTATCACGTGTTCTCGCCGGATGGGCGAAAACACGTGTCGATGATCCGGACAGTGAAGCCGGTCAAAAACGTATTAAAAAGCTCAGCTCAAAACCGTTAATCGCACCGACAGCAATTGTTGTGGCACTCAGCCCTCAGGAAGGCAATGAAAAAGCAATTTATATTGAAGATGTTTCAGCGGTTTCCGCTGCAGTTCAGAATATACTTCTCGAAGCGCACGGCATGGGTCTTGGCGCAATTTGGAAGAGCGGTCCGGCATATTATGCCGAGCCTGTTAAACAGTACTTTAATCTGACTGAAGAAGAGGAAATACTCGGTGTCATCTTTGTCGGGGAATCGGATATGAAGAAAAATCCGGAACCGAAACGTATTCCGTTCGAAGATAAGACGGTGTGGATAACTGAGGATAACGAATAG
- a CDS encoding polysaccharide deacetylase family protein: MKRYIISALFIAAVFALGACGSPEGKVLSNIETFEEDTAPALTEAIQSIIDREAEMTVLFNEAVTDEELADFKDSKSPLYENLKERKDLAAGLSETEEELTGMSEEFVSADVSESEELTKEQTQKLADSAEQLEKSIKSIREGYADISSAETSFFEALGGGDADYNTMRDGMDEINTLHDEVKGHYGAVNEQLQAFESAGNEVKYALGEETQGEGAVQSDSDAAAEGETELLYTVDPGTSQIVPSSDNADPAAVLITIDDAPDESAVEMAHTLKELDAPAIFFVNGMLIESGEGQEKLKEIYELGFEIGNHTYNHFNLQQLTPEDTALEIVDTNDLIEEVTGERPVFFRAPFGVNSEASIEIAEEEGMTVMN, from the coding sequence ATGAAGAGATACATAATATCAGCGCTGTTTATTGCGGCAGTGTTTGCACTTGGTGCATGCGGGAGCCCGGAAGGTAAAGTATTATCGAATATTGAAACATTTGAAGAGGATACTGCACCTGCACTGACAGAAGCTATTCAGAGTATTATTGATCGTGAAGCTGAAATGACCGTCCTGTTCAATGAGGCGGTAACGGATGAAGAACTGGCAGATTTTAAAGATAGTAAATCGCCGCTGTATGAGAACTTGAAAGAACGTAAAGATCTGGCGGCCGGTCTGTCGGAAACTGAAGAAGAGCTTACAGGAATGTCTGAGGAATTTGTTTCTGCCGATGTCAGTGAAAGTGAAGAATTGACAAAAGAGCAGACTCAGAAACTGGCGGACAGTGCGGAGCAGCTTGAAAAGAGCATAAAGAGTATCCGCGAAGGTTACGCCGATATCAGCAGTGCAGAAACATCTTTTTTTGAAGCACTTGGCGGCGGGGATGCCGACTATAATACTATGCGTGACGGCATGGATGAAATTAATACACTTCATGATGAAGTTAAGGGGCATTACGGCGCGGTAAATGAACAGCTGCAGGCATTTGAGAGTGCAGGCAATGAAGTGAAATATGCACTGGGCGAAGAGACGCAGGGTGAAGGAGCGGTGCAGTCGGATTCTGATGCAGCAGCGGAGGGTGAAACTGAACTGCTGTATACGGTTGACCCCGGCACGTCTCAAATTGTACCGTCATCAGATAATGCCGATCCGGCAGCGGTACTGATTACGATAGATGATGCGCCGGATGAAAGTGCCGTTGAAATGGCCCATACTTTAAAAGAACTCGATGCCCCTGCCATATTTTTCGTTAACGGTATGTTAATCGAATCGGGAGAAGGACAGGAGAAGCTGAAAGAAATATATGAACTTGGTTTTGAGATTGGCAATCATACTTATAATCACTTTAATCTGCAGCAGCTGACACCGGAAGATACAGCACTTGAAATTGTGGACACGAACGATCTGATAGAGGAAGTCACAGGGGAGCGGCCGGTGTTTTTCCGTGCACCGTTCGGGGTCAACAGTGAAGCATCGATAGAGATTGCTGAAGAAGAAGGTATGACCGTTATGAACTGA
- a CDS encoding putative glycoside hydrolase, which produces MSTKNFLIMVGGILAVLFFLLALAIRAEMGGDDTGTAGKTAGDTEEQQTETESQETALNLNDSPLYAVHEDTAPVFQYQSGVDIPYPEEGVKGIYVTAYSAGGERMPELIDLVNNTGLNSMVIDVKEDIGDIMMPLDVDNDIVRNHMYDYVDPKALMTTMEENEIYPIARIVVFKDSRLAMERPDLSYLNPDGSVWQNGSGESFVNPFLKEVWDYNVDVAIEAAKLGFKEIQFDYVRFPESFDTLSSGLTYDFGEYANTEADEVQQRVNAVTDFVAYASEQLKPYDVDVSVDVFGYAATQREAPGIGQNFSQIADNVDIISSMIYPSHWGAYSFDIAAPDTEPYAVVDQYMKVENEVLGVLEEPPESRPWIQDFTAGDLGPGNYIEYNAPEVEAQIQALKDNGIDEYLLWNAQNEYSEGTEYQ; this is translated from the coding sequence ATGAGTACAAAAAATTTTTTAATTATGGTAGGCGGCATACTGGCTGTGTTATTTTTCCTTCTTGCACTGGCAATCAGAGCGGAGATGGGCGGAGATGACACCGGTACGGCTGGAAAGACCGCCGGAGACACTGAAGAACAGCAGACAGAAACCGAAAGTCAGGAAACAGCACTAAATTTAAATGACAGTCCGCTGTATGCTGTTCATGAAGACACTGCACCTGTCTTTCAGTACCAGTCCGGTGTGGATATTCCGTACCCGGAAGAAGGGGTGAAAGGCATTTATGTCACAGCCTATTCAGCAGGTGGAGAACGGATGCCGGAGTTGATTGACCTTGTTAACAATACAGGTTTAAATTCAATGGTAATCGACGTTAAGGAAGATATCGGTGATATTATGATGCCGCTCGATGTGGATAATGATATTGTACGTAATCATATGTATGATTACGTCGATCCAAAGGCGCTCATGACGACGATGGAGGAGAATGAAATTTACCCGATTGCACGAATCGTTGTTTTCAAAGATTCAAGACTTGCAATGGAAAGGCCGGATTTATCGTACCTGAATCCTGACGGTTCGGTCTGGCAGAATGGCAGCGGGGAAAGTTTCGTCAATCCGTTTCTAAAGGAAGTCTGGGACTATAATGTGGATGTGGCAATTGAAGCGGCAAAACTCGGATTCAAGGAAATTCAGTTTGACTACGTGAGATTTCCGGAATCATTTGATACGCTCTCGTCCGGTCTGACATATGATTTTGGGGAATATGCCAATACTGAAGCAGATGAAGTTCAGCAGAGAGTGAATGCTGTAACTGATTTTGTAGCGTATGCCAGTGAGCAGCTGAAGCCGTATGATGTGGACGTCTCCGTCGATGTGTTCGGCTATGCCGCAACGCAGCGTGAAGCACCGGGCATCGGGCAGAATTTCTCACAGATTGCAGATAATGTGGATATTATCTCATCGATGATTTATCCGTCTCACTGGGGTGCCTATTCATTTGATATCGCAGCACCTGATACAGAACCGTATGCAGTGGTGGATCAGTATATGAAAGTGGAAAACGAAGTGCTCGGTGTGCTCGAGGAACCGCCCGAATCAAGGCCGTGGATTCAGGACTTTACGGCAGGTGATCTCGGACCGGGTAATTATATCGAGTATAATGCACCGGAAGTGGAAGCTCAAATTCAGGCATTAAAAGATAACGGTATAGATGAGTATTTACTGTGGAATGCACAAAATGAATACTCTGAAGGTACGGAATATCAATAA